One window from the genome of Sesamum indicum cultivar Zhongzhi No. 13 linkage group LG15, S_indicum_v1.0, whole genome shotgun sequence encodes:
- the LOC105178254 gene encoding uncharacterized protein LOC105178254, which produces MKSQGVFIFLALVLLACSTFAEEAKHETSDDELKGTMQGGQCRYRYCCGVMGPKGCTRYCCRADDELKGTMQGGQCRYRYCCGVMGPKGCTRYCCRAGSQVEPTHDIDSSGAAGGAGGADGGTESQAETKN; this is translated from the exons ATGAAGTCTCAAggtgttttcattttccttgCCCTTGTTCTTCTTGCGTGTTCGACTTTCGCAGAGGAAGCCAAACATGAAACATCAG ATGATGAACTGAAAGGAACCATGCAAGGGGGCCAGTGCAGATACAGATATTGCTGTGGCGTAATGGGTCCCAAAGGGTGCACGAGATATTGTTGCAGGGCAg ATGATGAACTGAAAGGAACCATGCAAGGGGGCCAGTGCAGATACAGATATTGCTGTGGCGTAATGGGTCCCAAAGGGTGCACGAGATATTGTTGCAGGGCAg GAAGCCAAGTCGAGCCAACCCATGATATAGATAGCAGTGGCGCTGCCGGTGGCGCTGGTGGTGCTGATGGTGGAACTGAATCGCAAGCGGAAACCAAGAACTAG